The stretch of DNA ACAGCCAGAATTATTCCAAGATTGCTCCACTTGAAATAAGCTACAAACTGAGCTGCAAAAAATACAAGAACGATGTAAGTAGCCAGTGTTTTCATGGAATTTGCCATACCTTGCATAACATCCGCATCATTTTTAAAAGCTCCTGTGGTAAAACCATATGCAAGTCCCATTCCACCGGCAGTAATAAACAACATAGCAACTACTCCGCGGATCAGTGGCGAACTGAGTATTCCCCCATCACTTCCCCTGAAGAAACCTTCTTCAGGAATGATACCGATAAGGGTTATTATTATGATGGCTATCAGAGTGAGCAAAGCCATCAGCATACCTTTTTTCTCTTTTTTTGAAAGTTTATCGAAGGAAATGTCTTTTTTTCCAATCTCACCGGTATATTTACCCAGCCTTGGTTCCACAACTTTTTCAGTAACAAATGTGCCTGCAAAGGCAATGACAAAAGTGGATGCCACCATAAAGAAATAATTAGCAGTTGGATTTACTACATATGAAGGATCAAAGATTCTGGCTGCTTCCTGAGATAATCCGGCGAGCAAAGGATCAACGGTTCCCAAAACCAAATTTGCACTGAATCCACCTGATACACCTGCAAAAGCTGCCGCCATACCAGCCACAGGATGTCTACCCACAGCCAGAAAGATCACACCAGCAAGCGGTATTAACAAAACATATCCAACATCAGATGCAATATTCGATAATATACCTGTAAAAACAATTACAAACGTCAGCAAATGCTTGGGAGAATTCAATACAAGCATCCGAATAATAGCATTTATCAGTCCGCTCTGTTCAGTAATACCGATACCGAGCATGGCTACCAGCACAATTCCCAGTGGAGCAAATCCAGTAAAATTATCCACCATTTCAAGCAGAACACGGTGAATACCATCATGGGATAAAAGATTAACCGATTTGACAATTTCTTTGGTTCCTGGATGAACAGCTTCCCATCCCAATACATGACCTACAGCTGAAAATACCAGTGCAGCGAGGGCAAATAGTGCAAAAAGTGTTGCCGGATGTGGTAATGCGTTACCAACTCGTTCTGTCCAATTCAACATTCGCTGAAGGATACCTGTACTCTTCTTTGATTTACTCATATAAACATAGTTTTACAAACTGCATATTTCGTATAAAATATAGCACTTGAAATTTATAATTATTCTGCCATTTCGAACGCCTGCCTGTCTAGTAGGCAAGAAGTGAGAACGGCGAAGTCCTCACCAAAGTTAAATCTTATTCAATTGATATACATTTTGTTATGAGATTTTTCCTTTCCTGCCTACCGGACAGGCAGGCAGTCGAAATGACAATATAGGAGTTTTCTTACGAATACTAATTATTCTTTTGAAGAATTTAGTTTTATTTTATCTTGTCTTGACTTTGCTAATTTTTTATTAATAATTTCAAGTGCTATATTTTTTTCTTTAAGCATAAGGTTCATTTTTTTCTTTATTCTGTATTGATTATAAACAAAAACAACTATAACTATAATAAGGATAGATATTAACATAAAAAGGTTCCGTAAATTTTGTTGTTTGGTTAGTTTCAGAGCTTGAATTTGTTTTTCATTTTCAAGTAATTTTATATTGTTTTCTTTTTTCTCAGTTTCGTATCTTATTTGTAATTCGGCTATTTTTTTTGTTGATTCTTCATTAATAATACTATCTTTTACCAAAGAATAAATTTGATGATATTCAAGTGCTTTTTTATAATTTCCAATAACATGGTTTAATTCAAAAAGCGAAAAGCTAATATTTTGAATTAATACTTTTTCCTTTATCTGTATAGCTATTTTAAATGCTTCAATAAAATATGGCTTTGATTTATTATATAATTTTTGATTAAAATAAAGATCTCCGATATTTTTTAATGTGTTTGCAATTCCACTTTTATCTTTTATTTCTCTTCTTATTGATAGTGATTTATTATAAAAATCGTTTGCTTTAACAAGATTTCCAACATCTTTGTAATAATTTCCAATATTATTTAAAATCTCAGAGTATCCTTTATTATCGCCAATTTCCTCAAATATATATAAAGCATTTTGATAATAATTAATTGATTTTTCATATTTATTCAAATCTCTGTATATCATTCCAATATTATTATAAGAATAAGCTATATTTTTTTTATCACCTATTTCATGTCTTAAAGTTAATGAGTTAGAAAAATATTCTAATGCTTTACCAAACTCTTCAGCTTTCCAGTAAACACTTCCGATATTGTTTAATGAATTGGCAATTAGTACTTTATCTTTAATTTCCTTATATATATTTAATGTTTTAAAATAATATTCAAGAGCCTTATCATAATTATTAAGAGCCTTATATAATATTCCTATATTATTAAACGAGCCTGCAATATCTACTTTATCATTTATTTCTTCGCGTACTTTTAATGATTTCATATAATAGTCAAGAGATATATCGTAACTTCCAAGTTTCCAGTAAATACTTCCTATATTGTTGAATAAGTTGGCAATATTTTCTTTTAGTGAAAGTTCCTGCCATATTTTAAGTGATTTTAAATAGTAATCTAATGCTCTGTCATATTCATTTTTATTTTTATAAACATTTCCTATATTATTTAATGAACTTGCTATTTCCGGCTTATTACCTACATTTTTGCGAATTTCTAAAGATTTTAAATAATATTCAAGAGCTTTGTTAAATTTGTTTAGTTTCCAGTAAACGCTTCCAATATTGTTCAATGAATATGCAATATCTTTTTCATTTCCGTATTTTTCTTTAATTTTCAGGGATTTAATATGAAATTCAAGAGCTTTATCATAATCGCTGATATCTTTATAAACAATACCTATATTATTTAAAGAAGCTGCTATATCTAATTTATTTCCAATATCTTCTCTTATTTTTAATGACCTGAAATAATATTCTAATGCTTTGTCGTAGTTGCTCAGTTCCCAGTAAATACTACCAATATTATTTAATGAATATGCAATTAATTTTTTATCTGACAGCTCTTCAAATATCTTTAAAGATTCGGTTTGATATTTAAGGGCTTCATTATAATTTCCTAAGCTTTTATATACAATAGCTATATTACTAAGTGTATTGGCAATATTTTTTTTATTGCCTATTTTTTTCCTGAGTTTTAATGATTTAAAATAATAATCCAATGCTTTGGAATAGTCATTTATTTTCCAGTATAATTTTCCAAAAGAATTTAATGTTTTGGCTATTCCCTGTTTATTTCTTATTTTTTTATTATAATCAAGAGTTTGCTGATAATATTCAATAGCTTTATCATACATGTTCATAGTTTTATATGCCTCAGCTATTGTATGTAAAGCATTTGCCTTTTCTTCTTTATTATTAGAACGAATGGCTGAATTTAATCCTTCGTTTGCGTATTCTAATGCTTTATCAGGCTGTGTTAATATATATTCTTCAGACAAACGGTTTAAAATTATTGTTCTTTCATTTCCTACTGCTGATTTTAGTTTAGATTCCAAACTATCAATACTGTTTTTAAAGTAGGGTAAAGAATAAATATTAACATTAAGTATTAGAAATAAAAAAATACAGAAATATTTTAGCATAATGTTGTTTTATTTATTTAAAATAATGTAACTATTCTATTATTTTATTGTTCTACATTAGAATAGAACGAATATATTTAAGGTAATCTCTAAAAACTTTTTTTTCATTTTGTTTTAATTCCTAATGCTCTCGGACATTTTTTTCTGCATTCAAAGCACTTCTTAATCGTAAATCCCCTTTCAGTTTTAAAATTTGAAATCGGTCTACATTCCTTTTGAATTACTGTTTCTCCAGTTAAAGCATTTTGAGGACAATTATCCAGACAAATCCTACAATTCGGTGGACAAACCTCATAATCTGCAAATGGGTCTGATTCAAATTTCTCATTTATCAACAAGGCACCAATCTGAATCATGTTACCATAATCCTTATTAATCAGTAAATTATTTCGTCCAATATTACCTAATCCAGCTAAATATCCAACATGTCTAAGAGACAAAATTGCACGACCTTCTTGTTTATCATTATCCCAAAACAAGTAAGGGTCATCAGTTGGTATTAATATATTTTTTAGTCCTAGTTTATCAAGCTCTACTGAAATATCATAGCTTATCATATCCATTTTTTGCATTGCAAGAGTATTTACATGAGTAAATGGAACCGGATTATCAGCATACAAAGTTTCTGTTGGAAGTTTAATCGCAAAAGCTATTACAGATTCAGTTTTTGAGTAGATGTCTTTGGGATGAAATCCTTTTGGCGCATTATCAAATCTTTCAACTGAAGCAATGCCAAATAAATCAACTCCATTGTTAAACGCAACTTCTTTTATTTTATCCTTTGTAATCATGTTTCAATTTTGCAACAAGATATCTCTTGCTTTGCACTCCAACATTATATCTTAATACTTAATACTAATATATCATCAATTTGCCTGTAATTTCCTCTCCATTCATTATGTTTTTGCTCAAGTAATATTTTTTGTTCTTCTAAAGATTTTTCATGAATATCAAGTAGATATTCCTTAAAATTTTTAGTTAGGAATTTTCTTCCGTTTTCTCCTCCAAACTGGTCACAATATCCGTCAGAAAACAGGTAAATCAAGTCATTTTCAATCAATTTAATATCATTATTTGTAAAATCATCTTCTTCAAGCATATGTATTCCGATAGGCATTTTGTCTGCACCAATTTCGGTTAGTTCTTTATCCCTGATTAAATAAATTGAGTTATTTGCACCTGAAAATTGTAAAGTTTTCTTTTCAAAATCAAAAATACATAATGCAATATCCAGTCCATCAGATGCTTCATTATCCCTGCCAGTTTGATGTAGTGATGTTATAACCTGGTCACGCATTTGGTTAAGAATTTCGTTGGCTTGAGTTACTTCACTTTTGTTTACAATCTCGTTTAAAAATGCAACCCCAAGCATACTCATAAATGCTCCCGGAACACCATGTCCCGTGCAATCGGCAGCTACCACATAAGTTTTGCTTTTCTTTTTTGTCATCCAGTAAAAATCACCACTTACTATATCGCGTGGTTTAAATAAAATAAAATGTTCGGGTAATATTTCGTTTATAAAATTTATTGGCGGTAAAACTGCTTCTTGTATTCTACATGCATATTGAATACTATCGGTGATTTTTTCCTGTTGAGAAGCTATTTTATCTCTTTGGGTTTCAATTTCTTCTTTTTGCTGGAGAATTTCTGCATTTTGAACTTCAAGTAATTCATTAACTTTTTTAATCTTTATGTTTTGTTTAAATATTAATGTCAAGAATATTAAAATTAATACAAATCCACCTGATATTGAATAAATTAAATATTTTTGTCGTTTAATTTTTTCTTGTCGTTTATTAAGTTCAAGTTCTTGAACTTTTATTTCTTTTTCCTTTTTTTCTGTTTCATAACGAATTTGCATGTCTGCAATTTTTTTAATGCTTTCCTGGTTGATTATTTTATCTTTTATTGCTGAATATTTAGTATAATATTCATATGCGTTTTTATAATCTCCATTTAATTTATATAATTTGGAAAATGCAAGGTTTACATTTTTTATTAAATTGTTTTCATTTAATTCATTAGCAATTTTTATTGAATTGTTTAAAAACGACATGGCAATATCCATTTTTTTCAGCTTAATATAAACTTCGCCAAGGTCTTTTGATGTGTTTGCCGTTCCATATTTGTCATTGATTTCTTTACGAATAGATAAAGATTTTTTAAAATATTCGATAGCTATTTCATAATTATTTTCTTTAAAATACAGATTTCCGATATTATTAAGTATTGCTGAATAATTTTTTTTGTCACCAATTTCAGAATAAATATTTAATGAATTGTTATAATTTTTTAATGCATAATCAAAATTATTTAAGTTCTTATATATCAAAGCAATATTATTATACGAACTTGAAATAAATTTTTTATTACCTATCTCTTCTCGTATATCTAATGATTGTGTATAATATTTTAAAGCATCTTCATAGTTTTTACTTTTCCAGTAAACACTTCCAATATAATTAAGAGCATTTGCAATATTAGCTTTATCGGCAATACTTTTATATATTTCAAGAGAGCTGTTATAATATTCGAGTGCCATTTCGAAATTATTCAAATCTTTATAAATAAGTCCTATGTTGTTTAAAGAACCTGCAATATCTTTTTTATTATCAAGTTCTTCGCGTATTTCAAGTGCTTTCAGATAATTTTCAAGAGCAAGTTTATAATCATATTTATTCCAGTAAACACCACCAATATTATTATATGCTCTTGCAATTGATGCTTTATTCCCTGATTTGTTGTACAAATCCAAGGCTTTTTGAAAATATTCAATTGCTTTTTCATATTCATCTATGTTTTTATATACAATTCCGTAATTTGTCCACGATGCAGCAATATCATCTTTATCCTGAAGCTTTTCTCTTATATCTAATGATTTTTTATAGTAAACTAAAGCATTATCATAATCATTTGTTTTGAGATATACATTACCTATGTTATTCATGGAAATTGCAATGGCTTTTTGATCTTCCAGTTTTTCTCTTATTGACAATGATTTTTCATAAAAATTCAATGCTTTCTCATATTGGCTTAAATCCCTGTATATCATTCCAATATTATTATATGATGCTGCAATTCCAACTTTATCATTCAACAACTCCCTGATTTTTAGAGATTTATTATAGTATATCAAGGCACTGTCATAATAACTTAAATTCCAGTAAACATTACCGATATTATGAAAAGATATTGCTTCTCCATTTTTATTTCCTTGATTTGAAAAAAGTAAAAATGATTTGTTGTGATATTCAAGAGCTTTTGTATAATCCTGTTTGTCTTTATATAATACACCTAATTTTGAAAATATATTGGCTTTTTCGATTTTGTTTTTTGTTGAATTTACTATTTTGAGCAAACTATCTGTTTGATTTGTAACATTATCAGCAGAAAAACTAATATTACATTTAGTGA from Bacteroidales bacterium encodes:
- a CDS encoding AbgT family transporter, with amino-acid sequence MLNWTERVGNALPHPATLFALFALAALVFSAVGHVLGWEAVHPGTKEIVKSVNLLSHDGIHRVLLEMVDNFTGFAPLGIVLVAMLGIGITEQSGLINAIIRMLVLNSPKHLLTFVIVFTGILSNIASDVGYVLLIPLAGVIFLAVGRHPVAGMAAAFAGVSGGFSANLVLGTVDPLLAGLSQEAARIFDPSYVVNPTANYFFMVASTFVIAFAGTFVTEKVVEPRLGKYTGEIGKKDISFDKLSKKEKKGMLMALLTLIAIIIITLIGIIPEEGFFRGSDGGILSSPLIRGVVAMLFITAGGMGLAYGFTTGAFKNDADVMQGMANSMKTLATYIVLVFFAAQFVAYFKWSNLGIILAVKGANLLMSSDIGLIPLMILFVLLAAAINMLMGSASAKWAILAPIFIPMFMIMGYSPELSQVVYRIGDSVTNVVSPMMSFFA
- a CDS encoding tetratricopeptide repeat protein, whose product is MLKYFCIFLFLILNVNIYSLPYFKNSIDSLESKLKSAVGNERTIILNRLSEEYILTQPDKALEYANEGLNSAIRSNNKEEKANALHTIAEAYKTMNMYDKAIEYYQQTLDYNKKIRNKQGIAKTLNSFGKLYWKINDYSKALDYYFKSLKLRKKIGNKKNIANTLSNIAIVYKSLGNYNEALKYQTESLKIFEELSDKKLIAYSLNNIGSIYWELSNYDKALEYYFRSLKIREDIGNKLDIAASLNNIGIVYKDISDYDKALEFHIKSLKIKEKYGNEKDIAYSLNNIGSVYWKLNKFNKALEYYLKSLEIRKNVGNKPEIASSLNNIGNVYKNKNEYDRALDYYLKSLKIWQELSLKENIANLFNNIGSIYWKLGSYDISLDYYMKSLKVREEINDKVDIAGSFNNIGILYKALNNYDKALEYYFKTLNIYKEIKDKVLIANSLNNIGSVYWKAEEFGKALEYFSNSLTLRHEIGDKKNIAYSYNNIGMIYRDLNKYEKSINYYQNALYIFEEIGDNKGYSEILNNIGNYYKDVGNLVKANDFYNKSLSIRREIKDKSGIANTLKNIGDLYFNQKLYNKSKPYFIEAFKIAIQIKEKVLIQNISFSLFELNHVIGNYKKALEYHQIYSLVKDSIINEESTKKIAELQIRYETEKKENNIKLLENEKQIQALKLTKQQNLRNLFMLISILIIVIVVFVYNQYRIKKKMNLMLKEKNIALEIINKKLAKSRQDKIKLNSSKE
- a CDS encoding epoxyqueuosine reductase codes for the protein MITKDKIKEVAFNNGVDLFGIASVERFDNAPKGFHPKDIYSKTESVIAFAIKLPTETLYADNPVPFTHVNTLAMQKMDMISYDISVELDKLGLKNILIPTDDPYLFWDNDKQEGRAILSLRHVGYLAGLGNIGRNNLLINKDYGNMIQIGALLINEKFESDPFADYEVCPPNCRICLDNCPQNALTGETVIQKECRPISNFKTERGFTIKKCFECRKKCPRALGIKTK
- a CDS encoding tetratricopeptide repeat protein; translated protein: MKFINNTSLKILLILIIITKCNISFSADNVTNQTDSLLKIVNSTKNKIEKANIFSKLGVLYKDKQDYTKALEYHNKSFLLFSNQGNKNGEAISFHNIGNVYWNLSYYDSALIYYNKSLKIRELLNDKVGIAASYNNIGMIYRDLSQYEKALNFYEKSLSIREKLEDQKAIAISMNNIGNVYLKTNDYDNALVYYKKSLDIREKLQDKDDIAASWTNYGIVYKNIDEYEKAIEYFQKALDLYNKSGNKASIARAYNNIGGVYWNKYDYKLALENYLKALEIREELDNKKDIAGSLNNIGLIYKDLNNFEMALEYYNSSLEIYKSIADKANIANALNYIGSVYWKSKNYEDALKYYTQSLDIREEIGNKKFISSSYNNIALIYKNLNNFDYALKNYNNSLNIYSEIGDKKNYSAILNNIGNLYFKENNYEIAIEYFKKSLSIRKEINDKYGTANTSKDLGEVYIKLKKMDIAMSFLNNSIKIANELNENNLIKNVNLAFSKLYKLNGDYKNAYEYYTKYSAIKDKIINQESIKKIADMQIRYETEKKEKEIKVQELELNKRQEKIKRQKYLIYSISGGFVLILIFLTLIFKQNIKIKKVNELLEVQNAEILQQKEEIETQRDKIASQQEKITDSIQYACRIQEAVLPPINFINEILPEHFILFKPRDIVSGDFYWMTKKKSKTYVVAADCTGHGVPGAFMSMLGVAFLNEIVNKSEVTQANEILNQMRDQVITSLHQTGRDNEASDGLDIALCIFDFEKKTLQFSGANNSIYLIRDKELTEIGADKMPIGIHMLEEDDFTNNDIKLIENDLIYLFSDGYCDQFGGENGRKFLTKNFKEYLLDIHEKSLEEQKILLEQKHNEWRGNYRQIDDILVLSIKI